A single genomic interval of Cucumis sativus cultivar 9930 chromosome 5, Cucumber_9930_V3, whole genome shotgun sequence harbors:
- the LOC101212098 gene encoding probable calcium-binding protein CML25, whose product MGFKSLFSRKKKSHSSTDSPLGSTTLPILGSRTQIAELEQVFNKFDVNGDGKICSSELGSIMGSLGQPATEEELQNMIKEVDADGDGYIDLDEFIELNTKGVDSDEVLENLKDAFSVYDIDGNGSITAEELHEVLKSLGDDCSLADCRKMITGVDKNGDGMISFDEFKVMMMSGSRSQGFNG is encoded by the coding sequence ATGGGTTTCAAATCTCTCTTCTCCCGTAAGAAGAAATCCCATTCCTCCACCGATTCTCCCCTTGGATCTACCACCCTTCCCATTCTCGGATCCCGTACCCAAATCGCTGAACTCGAGCAAGTTTTCAACAAATTCGATGTCAATGGCGACGGTAAGATCTGTTCCTCTGAGCTCGGATCTATTATGGGTAGCCTAGGTCAGCCCGCCACCGAGGAAGAGCTTCAGAACATGATTAAGGAGGTCGATGCCGACGGCGATGGCTACATTGATCTTGATGAGTTCATCGAACTCAACACTAAGGGCGTTGATTCCGATGAGGTGCTTGAGAATCTGAAGGACGCCTTCTCTGTTTACGATATTGACGGAAACGGATCCATCACTGCCGAGGAATTGCACGAGGTTTTGAAAAGCTTGGGAGATGATTGCTCCTTGGCGGATTGCCGGAAGATGATTACTGGCGTTGATAAAAACGGCGATGGTATGATTAGTTTCGATGAATTTAAAGTGATGATGATGAGCGGTTCTCGATCGCAAGGGTTTAATGGctaa
- the LOC116403980 gene encoding uncharacterized protein LOC116403980, producing the protein MSSLPGFEAQFGQHVCQLQKSIYGLKQSPRAWFDRFTTFVKSQGYRQGHSDHTLFTKVSKTGKIAVLIVYVDDIVLTGDDQAEISQLKQRMGDEFEIKDLGNLKYFLGMEVARSKEGISVSQRKYILDLLTETGMLGCRPTDTPIEFNCKLGNSDDQVPVDKEQYQRLVGKLIYLSHTRPDISFAVSVVSQFMQTPNEEHMKAVNRILRYLKSTPGKGLMFRKTDRKTIEAYTDSDWAGSVVDRKSTSGYCTFVWGNLVTWRSKKQSVVARSSAEAEYRAMSLGICEEIWLQKVLTDLHQECETPLKLFCDNKAAISIANNPVQHDRTKHVEIDRHFIKEKLDSGSICIPYIPSSQQVADVLTKGLLRPNFDFCVSKLGLIDIYVPT; encoded by the coding sequence ATGAGCTCTCTGCCTGGATTTGAAGCCCAGTTTGGTCAGCATGTGTGTCAACTCCAGAAATCTATATATGGTCTGAAACAGTCTCCCAGAGCATGGTTTGACAGATTCactacctttgtcaagtcccaAGGGTACAGGCAGGGACACTctgatcatactttatttacaaaggtttCCAAAACAGGAAAGATTGCTGTTCTAATAGTTTATGTGGATGACATTGTTTTGACTGGAGATGATCAGGCAGAAATCAGTCAACTAAAGCAGAGAATGGGcgatgagtttgaaatcaaggatttgggaaatttgaaatatttccttggaatggaggtggccagatctaaagaaggtatctccgtatctcaaagaaaatacatcctTGATTTGTTAACCGAGACAGGTATGTTAGGATGTCGTCCCACTGACACtcctattgaattcaactgcaaactaggaaactctgatgatcaagttccagttgataaagaacagTATCAACGCCTCGtgggtaaattaatttacttatctcATACTCGTCCTGATATTTCCTTTGCTGTGAGTGTTGTCAGCCAGTTTATGCAGACCCCTAATGAGGAACACATGAAAGCTGTCAACAGAATCTTGAGATACTTAAAATCAACACCTGGTAAAGGGctgatgtttagaaaaacagaCAGAAAGACCATTGAGGCATACACTGACTCGGATTGGGCAGGATCTGTTGTTGACAGAAAATCTACCTCTggttattgtacctttgtttggggcaatcttgtaacttggaggagtaagaagcaaagtgTTGTGGCCAGGAGCAGCGCTGAGGCTGAATATAGAGCTATGAGTTTAGgaatatgtgaggaaatttggcttCAGAAAGTTTTGACAGATCTTCATCAGGAATGTGAGACACCATTGAAGCTTTTCTGTGATAATAAAGCCGCTATTAGTATTGCTAACAACCctgttcaacatgatagaactaaacatgttgagattgatcgacattttatcaaagaaaaacttgacagtgggagcatatgcattccgTACATCCCTTCGAGTCAACAGGTTGCTGATGTTCTTACCAAAGGGCTTCTCAGACCAAACTTCGACTTTTGcgttagcaagttgggcctcattgatatttacgtcccaacttga
- the LOC101211704 gene encoding E3 ubiquitin protein ligase RIE1 isoform X1: MSSLSFSPSMDPPAQQIPLLPSRQPPSNSDASTSPIGPLALLLGRATGRRGTSMLVRETAARELEERRIDWGYSKPVVALDITWNLAFVFVSLGVLIHSVHEKPNTPIRLWIVVYAAQCLVHVVLVWFEFKRRNARRARDMETQQQQEPDGYVTNESDEDDGGQRSFSSVAKRCESVNTMVSLIWWLFGFYWVVAGGNILMQNAPSLYWLAVVFLAFDVFFAVFCVVLACLIGIALCCCLPCIIAILYAVAGQEGATDADLSMLPKYRYRVSNEPSPGDGLMVPVETSSRYLTTERVLLCEDAECCICLSPYEDGVELHALPCNHHFHYACITKWLKMNATCPLCKYNILKNCEHV, translated from the exons ATGTCCTCCCTATCCTTTTCTCCTTCCATGGACCCTCCCGCTCAACAGATCCCTCTCTTACCTTCCCGTCAGCCCCCCTCCAACTCTGACGCTTCCACTTCCCCAATCGGCCCTCTTGCCCTTCTCTTGGGTCGCGCCACTGGCCGCCGTGGAACTTCTATGCTCGTTCGTGAGACCGCGGCACGTGAACTTGAAGAGCGCCGCATCGATTGGGGCTATTCCAAGCCTGTAGTCGCCCTTGACATTACGTGGAatttagcttttgttttcgTTTCCCTGGGTGTGCTTATTCATTCTGTACATGAAAAACCCAATACGCCAATTCGGCTTTGGATTGTGGTTTATGCGGCTCAGTGCTTGGTGCACGTTGTGCTTGTGTGGTTTGAGTTTAAGAGGAGGAATGCGAGGAGAGCTAGGGATATGGAAACGCAGCAACAGCAGGAGCCTGATGGTTATGTAACTAATGAAAGCGATGAAGACGATGGTGGCCAAAGGAGTTTTTCCAG TGTTGCGAAAAGATGTGAGTCAGTGAACACTATGGTATCGTTAATTTGGTGGTTGTTTGGCTTTTACTGGGTCGTTGCTGGTGGTAACATCCTCATGCAGAATGCTCCATCTTTATACTG GCTGGCTGTTGTATTCCTGGCCTTTGATGTGTTCTTTGCAgtattttgtgttgttttggCATGTTTGATTGGCATTGCTCTCTGTTGCTGCTTGCCTTGCATTATAGCCATTCTTTATGCTGTTGCAGGCCAG GAAGGTGCAACCGATGCTGATTTAAGCATGCTTCCTAAGTATAGATATCGAGTGTCCAATGAGCCTTCTCCGGGGGATGGGTTGATGGTTCCAGTAGAGACTAGCAGTAGATACTTGACAACTGAGCGCGTTCTGTTATGCGAGGATGCG GAGTGCTGTATATGTCTTAGTCCATACGAGGATGGAGTCGAGCTTCATGCTCTTCCCTGCAATCACCATTTTCATTATGCGTGCATCACAAAATGGCTGAAGATGAATGCAACATGTCCTCTGTGcaaatataatattcttaagaATTGTGAACATGTGTAA
- the LOC101211459 gene encoding glucan endo-1,3-beta-glucosidase 6: MGHPKLWGSLLLVVCCLSLVKSGFGFACNWGTRSSHPLPPDIVVKLMKDNGFNKVKLFEADPGALQALGNSGLQVMLGIPNEFLAPLASSVRVAENWVAKNVSYFISNFGTNIRYVAVGNEPFLNAYNGSFLQSTFPALQNIQAALIKAGLGRQVKVTIPLNADVYETSNGLPSGGNFRPDIRDLMVNIIKFLSNNACPLTINIYPFLSLNADPHFPKEYAFFSGNAAPVIDGSISYTNVLDANFDTLVSALEKNGFTSMPLIIGEVGWPTDGDPSANKANAQRFNQGLIERINRRQGTPKRPVPTDTYIFAIVDEDAKSIQPGNFERHWGVFNYDGTIKYSLNMGNGKQLVPAKGVQYLSKQWCVMSPQASLSDPNLPNSVAYACDHADCTSLSYGSSCGNLDAKSNVSYAFNAYFQTMNQSSNACKFSNLATISTIDPSPPNQGNNRDACQFGIMIDTTKKRHLARPPRTSSGTKLRIGQNSCWYWISFLLVPSILIMKN; encoded by the exons atgggACACCCAAAATTATGGGGATCATTATTATTGGTAGTTTGTTGTTTGTCACTCGTGAAGAGTGGATTCGGGTTCGCTTGCAATTGGGGGACACGATCGAGTCATCCACTCCCACCCGATATTGTGGTTAAATTGATGAAGGACAATGGGTTCAATAAAGTTAAGCTATTTGAAGCCGATCCAGGTGCGCTTCAGGCTCTTGGCAATTCTGGTCTTCAAGTTATGCTTGGAATTCCTAATGAGTTCTTAGCACCCCTTGCTAGTAGTGTACGTGTTGCGGAGAATTGGGTCGcaaaaaatgtttcttatttcatttctaattttggtACCAATATCAG GTACGTGGCTGTGGGAAATGAACCTTTCTTAAATGCATACAACGGTTCATTTCTTCAATCAACCTTTCCAGCTTTGCAAAACATTCAAGCTGCTCTAATAAAAGCAGGTTTGGGGCGGCAAGTGAAGGTGACAATCCCACTAAATGCTGATGTTTATGAGACCAGTAATGGACTCCCATCAGGTGGCAACTTTCGGCCCGACATTCGTGACTTGATGGTCAACATCATCAAGTTCCTCAGTAACAATGCATGTCCTCTCACCATCAATATCTACCCTTTCCTTAGTCTCAATGCCGATCCACATTTTCCTAAGGAGTATGCCTTCTTTAGCGGCAATGCTGCACCCGTCATTGATGGTTCAATCTCCTACACTAATGTTCTCGACGCCAATTTTGATACTCTCGTCTCTGCTCTCGAAAAAAATGGTTTCACCTCCATGCCCCTCATTATTGGAGAAGTTGGATGGCCAACAGATGGAGATCCTAGCGCCAATAAAGCTAATGCTCAAAGATTCAACCAAG GTTTAATCGAGCGAATCAATCGACGACAAGGTACGCCGAAGCGGCCAGTTCCAACAGACACATACATTTTCGCCATAGTCGACGAGGATGCGAAGAGCATTCAACCAGGAAATTTTGAGCGACATTGGGGAGTTTTCAATTACGATGGAACAATCAAATACTCTTTAAACATGGGGAACGGAAAGCAATTAGTTCCAGCCAAAGGAGTTCAATACTTATCCAAGCAATGGTGTGTAATGTCACCGCAAGCAAGTCTCTCTGATCCCAATCTCCCCAATAGTGTCGCTTATGCTTGCGACCATGCCGATTGCACGAGCCTTAGCTACGGCTCTTCTTGTGGCAACCTAGATGCTAAAAGCAATGTATCGTATGCTTTCAATgcttattttcaaacaatgaATCAGAGTTCAAATGCATGCAAATTTTCAAACCTAGCGACAATTTCCACTATCGATCCATCTCCACCTAATCAGGGTAATAACAGAGATGCATGCCAATTTGGGATTATGATTGATACAACGAAGAAACGCCATCTTGCACGACCACCGAGAACTTCATCAGGGACTAAATTGAGAATAGGGCAAAATAGTTGTTGGTATTGGATCAGTTTCCTTCTCGTGCCCTCCATTTTGATTATGAAGAATTGA
- the LOC101211207 gene encoding ankyrin repeat-containing protein At2g01680: MESKALRFITHQSFFSVVRSGDLEAVKQVLDKLGGDDQAEGSSITDLMAMQNDAGETPLYVAAENNLEEVFTYLLQFSTVQILKIRSKSDLHPFHVAAKRGHLGIVKVLLAIWPELCKSCDSSNTSPLYSAAVQDHLEVVNAILDADVNTLRIVRKNGKTALHNVARYGLLRIVKTLIDHDPGIVAIKDKKSQTALHMAVKGQSTAAVEELLQVNASILNERDKMGNTALHIATRKCRSEIVSLLLSFTSLDVNAINNQRETAMDLADKLQYSESSLEIKEALAEAGAKYARHVGQVDEAMELKRTVSDIKHEVHSQLIQNEKTRRRVSGIVKELKKLHREAVQNTTNSITVVAVLFASIAFLAIFNLPGQYIQNGKDVGKANIADNMGFQVFCLLNTTSLFISLAVVVVQITLVAWDTTAQKQVVSVVNKLMWAACACTSGAFISIAYVVVGHETWMALAITLVGVPILVATLASMCYLVFRQHFGIFSSDSQRRIRRASGSKSFSWPHSVNISDDDDYNSDLEKIYAL, encoded by the exons ATGGAATCCAAGGCTCTGCGATTCATTACCCATCAATCGTTCTTCTCTGTTGTTCGATCTGGGGATCTTGAGGCTGTTAAACAGGTTTTGGATAAGCTGGGTGGAGATGACCAGGCTGAGGGTTCTTCGATTACCGATTTGATGGCGATGCAGAACGATGCTGGGGAGACGCCTTTATATGTCGCTGCTGAGAATAATCTTGAGGAGGTTTTTACCTATTTGCTTCAATTTTCCACTGTTCAGATCCTGAAGATTAGGTCTAAATCTGATTTGCACCCTTTTCATGTTGCTGCTAAGCGTGGCCATCTAG GTATTGTAAAGGTGCTTTTGGCCATTTGGCCGGAGCTTTGCAAATCATGTGATTCCTCAAACACAAGCCCCCTCTATTCAGCTGCTGTACAAGACCATTTGGAAGTAGTTAATGCCATCTTAGATGCTGATGTTAATACACTGAGAATTGTAAGAAAGAATGGAAAGACAGCTCTGCATAATGTAGCTAGGTATGGCCTCCTTCGGATCGTTAAAACGCTTATTGATCATGATCCTGGAATAGTTGCGATTAAAGACAAAAAGTCCCAGACTGCACTTCACATGGCTGTGAAAGGCCAGAGCACTGCAGCGGTCGAGGAGCTATTGCAGGTCAATGCTTCTATATTGAATGAAAGAGACAAGATGGGAAATACAGCTTTGCATATAGCAACTAGAAAGTGTCGATCAGAG ATTGTAAGCCTTTTGTTGAGCTTTACATCGCTTGACGTCAATGCAATCAATAACCAACGGGAGACTGCTATGGACTTGGCTGACAAACTGCAATACAGTGAATCTTCACTGGAGATTAAAGAAGCATTGGCCGAAGCTGGTGCCAAATATGCAAGGCATGTTGGCCAAGTTGATGAAGCAATGGAGCTCAAACGGACAGTCAGTGATATCAAGCATGAGGTTCACTCACAACTTATCCAAAACGAAAAAACACGTCGAAGAGTTTCTGGAATTGTCAAAGAACTGAAGAAGCTCCACAGAGAGGCTGTTCAGAATACCACAAATTCCATCACGGTTGTGGCTGTTCTTTTCGCATCCATTGCATTCCTGGCCATCTTCAATTTGCCGGGTCAGTACATACAAAACGGAAAAGACGTTGGAAAGGCAAATATAGCTGATAACATGGGTTTCCAAGTATTTTGCCTTCTAAACACtacatctctatttatatctTTAGCCGTTGTGGTGGTTCAAATTACTTTGGTAGCATGGGACACGACAGCTCAAAAGCAGGTTGTATCAGTCGTAAACAAGCTAATGTGGGCTGCCTGCGCTTGCACTTCAGGGGCTTTCATATCAATTGCTTATGTTGTCGTAGGGCACGAAACATGGATGGCTCTTGCCATCACCCTCGTTGGAGTTCCAATTCTTGTTGCAACTCTCGCAAGCATGTGCTACTTGGTTTTTCGACAACATTTTGGTATCTTTAGCAGTGACTCTCAAAGACGAATCAGACGAGCAAGTGGAAGCAAGTCTTTCTCGTGGCCTCACTCAGTTAATATATCTGATGATGACGATTACAACTCCGACCTCGAGAAGATTTATGCCCTATAG
- the LOC101211704 gene encoding E3 ubiquitin protein ligase RIE1 isoform X2, with the protein MSSLSFSPSMDPPAQQIPLLPSRQPPSNSDASTSPIGPLALLLGRATGRRGTSMLVRETAARELEERRIDWGYSKPVVALDITWNLAFVFVSLGVLIHSVHEKPNTPIRLWIVVYAAQCLVHVVLVWFEFKRRNARRARDMETQQQQEPDGYVTNESDEDDGGQRSFSRCESVNTMVSLIWWLFGFYWVVAGGNILMQNAPSLYWLAVVFLAFDVFFAVFCVVLACLIGIALCCCLPCIIAILYAVAGQEGATDADLSMLPKYRYRVSNEPSPGDGLMVPVETSSRYLTTERVLLCEDAECCICLSPYEDGVELHALPCNHHFHYACITKWLKMNATCPLCKYNILKNCEHV; encoded by the exons ATGTCCTCCCTATCCTTTTCTCCTTCCATGGACCCTCCCGCTCAACAGATCCCTCTCTTACCTTCCCGTCAGCCCCCCTCCAACTCTGACGCTTCCACTTCCCCAATCGGCCCTCTTGCCCTTCTCTTGGGTCGCGCCACTGGCCGCCGTGGAACTTCTATGCTCGTTCGTGAGACCGCGGCACGTGAACTTGAAGAGCGCCGCATCGATTGGGGCTATTCCAAGCCTGTAGTCGCCCTTGACATTACGTGGAatttagcttttgttttcgTTTCCCTGGGTGTGCTTATTCATTCTGTACATGAAAAACCCAATACGCCAATTCGGCTTTGGATTGTGGTTTATGCGGCTCAGTGCTTGGTGCACGTTGTGCTTGTGTGGTTTGAGTTTAAGAGGAGGAATGCGAGGAGAGCTAGGGATATGGAAACGCAGCAACAGCAGGAGCCTGATGGTTATGTAACTAATGAAAGCGATGAAGACGATGGTGGCCAAAGGAGTTTTTCCAG ATGTGAGTCAGTGAACACTATGGTATCGTTAATTTGGTGGTTGTTTGGCTTTTACTGGGTCGTTGCTGGTGGTAACATCCTCATGCAGAATGCTCCATCTTTATACTG GCTGGCTGTTGTATTCCTGGCCTTTGATGTGTTCTTTGCAgtattttgtgttgttttggCATGTTTGATTGGCATTGCTCTCTGTTGCTGCTTGCCTTGCATTATAGCCATTCTTTATGCTGTTGCAGGCCAG GAAGGTGCAACCGATGCTGATTTAAGCATGCTTCCTAAGTATAGATATCGAGTGTCCAATGAGCCTTCTCCGGGGGATGGGTTGATGGTTCCAGTAGAGACTAGCAGTAGATACTTGACAACTGAGCGCGTTCTGTTATGCGAGGATGCG GAGTGCTGTATATGTCTTAGTCCATACGAGGATGGAGTCGAGCTTCATGCTCTTCCCTGCAATCACCATTTTCATTATGCGTGCATCACAAAATGGCTGAAGATGAATGCAACATGTCCTCTGTGcaaatataatattcttaagaATTGTGAACATGTGTAA